One window from the genome of Malus domestica chromosome 01, GDT2T_hap1 encodes:
- the LOC103406824 gene encoding probable glucan 1,3-beta-glucosidase A, with the protein MGYHHVLALYLLLCVVPVSLAQDINLPLKAVNLGNWLLIEGWMKPPLFDGIPNNDLLDGTQVQFKSTKLQKYLAAENGGGSGSTVVVNRDSASGWETFRLWRIDESSFNFRVFNKQFVGLSNRDVVAVSDSPGNSETFRIVRKDGDPNRVCIQASNGLFLQATSETQLTADYGGSGWEDDNPSVFIMTILSDKTLRGEYQITNGYGPDRAPQVLQDHWNSYITEDDFRFLSSNGLDAVRIPVGWWIAKDPSPPKPFVGGSLKALDNAFSWAQNYGMKVIVDLHAVEGSQNGNDHSATRDGYLEWGNSKIQDTVAVIDFLAARYANHPALAAIELMNEPMAPGVTLDSLKNYYKAGYDAVRKYTSRAYVVLSNRLGPADAKELLSFAQGLDRVVVDVHYYSLYSDMFNSFSVQQNIDFIHNQRASDLDTVTTSSGVPLTFVGEWVAEWAINGASKEEYQRFASAQVDVYGRATFGWAYWAYKCQYNHWSLKWMIENNYINLN; encoded by the exons ATGGGATATCACCATGTCCTGGCTTTGTACCTATTGTTATGTGTTGTTCCTGTTTCCCTAGCACAAGATATCAATTTGCCACTCAAAGCTGTGAATCTTGGGAATTGGCTTCTTATAGAGGGTTGGATGAAACCTCCTCTCTTTGATGGAATTCCGAACAATGACCTTTTG GATGGGACACAAGTTCAATTCAAGTCCACAAAGCTGCAGAAGTATCTTGCTGCAGAAAATGGGGGTGGTTCTGGTTCCACTGTTGTTGTGAACCGCGATTCAGCGTCTGGTTGGGAAACTTTTAGG TTGTGGAGGATCGATGAATCGTCTTTCAATTTTAGAGTGTTCAACAAGCAGTTTGTGGGATTGTCAAACCGGGACGTTGTCGCAGTTTCAGATTCACCAGGCAATTCAGAAACATTTCGGATTGTAAGGAAAGATGGTGATCCAAATAGAGTTTGTATTCAAGCATCCAATGGTTTATTTCTGCAG GCAACATCCGAGACGCAGTTGACTGCAGATTATGGGGGCTCCGGTTGGGAAGACGATAACCCATCTGTCTTCATAATGACAATATTAAGTGACAAGACCTTGCGAGGTGAATACCAAATCACAAATGGTTATGGTCCAGACAGAGCTCCTCAAGTTTTGCAG GATCACTGGAACAGTTACATCACCGAAGATGATTTCAGATTCTTGTCTTCAAACGGCTTGGATGCGGTGAGGATCCCGGTTGGATGGTGGATTGCAAAAGATCCATCACCACCTAAGCCTTTTGTTGGTGGCTCCTTGAAAGCCCTTGACAATGCTTTCTCTTGGGCACA AAATTACGGGATGAAGGTGATCGTCGATCTACATGCAGTTGAAGGTTCTCAAAACGGCAATGATCACAGTGCAACAAGAGATGGCTATCTTGAATGGGGAAATTCCAAAATACAGGATACTGTGGCAGTTATAGATTTCTTAGCTGCAAG ATACGCTAACCATCCAGCTCTTGCTGCAATTGAGTTAATGAATGAGCCTATGGCACCAGGTGTTACTCTAGACAGCCTCAAAAACTATTACAAAGCCGGTTATGATGCAGTAAGGAAGTACACTTCAAGGGCCTATGTCGTCTTATCGAACCGGTTAGGACCAGCTGATGCAAAGGAGCTTCTCTCATTTGCCCAAGGCCTCGATCGTGTGGTCGTAGATGTGCATTACTACAGCCTCTATTCAGACATGTTCAACAGCTTCAGCGTGCAACAAAACATCGATTTCATCCACAACCAACGAGCTTCGGATCTCGATACTGTGACCACTTCCAGTGGTGTACCCCTCACATTTGTTG GGGAATGGGTTGCCGAATGGGCGATAAATGGAGCATCAAAGGAAGAATACCAGAGATTTGCAAGTGCCCAAGTAGATGTGTATGGGCGTGCCACTTTTGGATGGGCATATTGGGCTTATAAGTGTCAATACAACCATTGGAGCCTCAAGTGGATGATTGAAAACAACTACATTAACCTTAATTAG